In Papio anubis isolate 15944 chromosome 17, Panubis1.0, whole genome shotgun sequence, the following are encoded in one genomic region:
- the GPS1 gene encoding COP9 signalosome complex subunit 1 isoform X6 produces MPLPVQVFNLQGAVEPMQIDVDPQEDPQNAPDVNYVVENPSLDLEQYAASYSGLMRIERLQFIADHCPTLRVEALKMALSFVQRTFNVDMYEEIHRKLSEATRSSLRELQNAPDAIPESGVEPPPLDTAWVEATRKKALLKLEKLDTDLKNYKGNSIKESIRRGHDDLGDHYLDCGDLSNALKCYSRARDYCTSAKHVINMCLNVIKVSVYLQNWSHVLSYVSKAESTPEIAERGERDSQTQAILTKLKCAAGLAELAARKYKQAAKCLLLASFDHCDFPELLSPSNVAIYGGLCALATFDRQELQRNVISSSSFKLFLELEPQVRDIIFKFYESKYASCLKMLDEMKDNLLLDMYLAPHVRTLYTQIRNRALIQYFSPYVSADMHRMAAAFNTTVAALEDELTQLILEGLISARVDSHSKILYARDVDQRSTTFEKSLLMGKEFQRRAKAMMLRAAVLRNQIHVKSPPREGSQGELTPANSQSRMSTNM; encoded by the exons ATGCCGCTGCCGGTTCAGGTGTTTAACTTGCAG GGGGCTGTGGAGCCCATGCAGATCGACGTGGACCCCCAGGAAGACCCGCAGAATGCACCCGACGTCAACTACGTGGTGGAGAACCCCAGCCTG GATCTGGAGCAGTACGCAGCCAGTTACAGCGGCCTGATGCGCATCGAACGGCTGCAGTTCATTGCTGATCACTGCCCCACGCTGCGGGTGGAGGCCCTGAAGATGGCCCTGTCCTTCGTGCAGAGAACCTTTAATGTGGACATGTATGAGGAAATCCACCGCAAGCTCTCAGAGGCCACCAG GTCCTCTCTCAGGGAGCTGCAGAACGCACCCGACGCCATCCCTGAGAGTGGCGTGGAGCCCCCACCCCTGGACACGGCCTGGGTGGAGGCCACGCGGAAGAAGGCCCTGCTGAAGCTGGAGAAGCTGGACACGGACCTGAAGAACTACAAAGGCAACTCCATCAAGGAGAGCATCCGGCGCGGCCACGACGACCTGGGCGACCACTACCTGGACTGTGGGGACCTCAGCAACGCCCTCAAGTGCTACTCCCGGGCCCGGGACTACTGCACCAGCGCCAAGCACGTCATCAACATGTGCCTCAACGTCATCAAG GTCAGCGTCTACTTACAGAATTGGTCTCATGTGCTTAGCTATGTCAGCAAGGCTGAGTCTACCCCGGAGATTGCTGAG CGAGGAGAGCGTGACAGCCAGACCCAGGCCATCCTCACCAAGCTCAAGTGTGCCGCAG GTTTGGCGGAGCTGGCCGCCAGGAAGTACAAGCAGGCTGCCAAGTGCCTCCTGCTGGCTTCCTTTGATCACTGCGACTTCCCTGAG CTGCTGTCCCCCAGCAACGTGGCCATCTACGGTGGCCTGTGCGCCTTGGCTACCTTTGACCGGCAGGAGCTGCAGCGCAACGTCATCTCCAGTAG CTCCTTCAAGTTGTTCTTGGAGCTGGAGCCGCAGGTCCGAGACATCATCTTCAAATTCTACGAGTCCAAGTACGCCTCATGCCTCAAGATGCTGGATGAGATGAAG GACAACCTGCTCCTGGACATGTATTTGGCTCCCCACGTCAGGACCCTGTACACCCAGATTCGCAACCGTGCCCTCATCCAG TATTTCAGCCCCTACGTGTCAGCCGACATGCATAGGATGGCGGCGGCCTTCAACACCACAGTGGCTGCCCTGGAGGACGAGCTGACACAGCTAATCCTGGAGGGGTTGATCAGTGCCCGCGTGGACTCGCACAGCAAG ATCCTCTACGCCCGGGATGTGGATCAGCGCAGCACCACCTTTGAGAAGTCTCTGCTGATGGGCAAGGAGTTCCAGCGCCGCGCCAAGGCCATGATGCTGCGGGCAGCTGTGCTCCGCAACCAGATCCACGTCAAG TCCCCGCCCAGAGAAGGGAGCCAGGGGGAGCTgactccagccaacagccagtcTCGGATGAGCACCAACATGTGA
- the GPS1 gene encoding COP9 signalosome complex subunit 1 isoform X2: MPLPVQVFNLQQPASSVSGSGGAESQDRMRDSSAPSSASSSVTDLYCTPHSSRSDLLLPGTAGDFSLSASLSACTLLYEGAVEPMQIDVDPQEDPQNAPDVNYVVENPSLDLEQYAASYSGLMRIERLQFIADHCPTLRVEALKMALSFVQRTFNVDMYEEIHRKLSEATRSSLRELQNAPDAIPESGVEPPPLDTAWVEATRKKALLKLEKLDTDLKNYKGNSIKESIRRGHDDLGDHYLDCGDLSNALKCYSRARDYCTSAKHVINMCLNVIKVSVYLQNWSHVLSYVSKAESTPEIAERGERDSQTQAILTKLKCAAGLAELAARKYKQAAKCLLLASFDHCDFPELLSPSNVAIYGGLCALATFDRQELQRNVISSSSFKLFLELEPQVRDIIFKFYESKYASCLKMLDEMKDNLLLDMYLAPHVRTLYTQIRNRALIQYFSPYVSADMHRMAAAFNTTVAALEDELTQLILEGLISARVDSHSKILYARDVDQRSTTFEKSLLMGKEFQRRAKAMMLRAAVLRNQIHVKSPPREGSQGELTPANSQSRMSTNM; this comes from the exons ATGCCGCTGCCGGTTCAGGTGTTTAACTTGCAG CAGCCAGCCAGCTCTGTGTCAGGGTCGGGGGGTGCAGAAAGTCAGGACAGAATGAGGGATAGCTCGGCCCCCAGCTCGGCCTCCTCGTCAGTGACAGATCTGTACTGCACCCCTCACAGCAGTAGGTCAGACCTCCTCCTGCCCGGTACGGCCGGGGACTTCAGCCTGAGCGCCAGCCTGTCGGCCTGTACGCTGCTCTACGAG GGGGCTGTGGAGCCCATGCAGATCGACGTGGACCCCCAGGAAGACCCGCAGAATGCACCCGACGTCAACTACGTGGTGGAGAACCCCAGCCTG GATCTGGAGCAGTACGCAGCCAGTTACAGCGGCCTGATGCGCATCGAACGGCTGCAGTTCATTGCTGATCACTGCCCCACGCTGCGGGTGGAGGCCCTGAAGATGGCCCTGTCCTTCGTGCAGAGAACCTTTAATGTGGACATGTATGAGGAAATCCACCGCAAGCTCTCAGAGGCCACCAG GTCCTCTCTCAGGGAGCTGCAGAACGCACCCGACGCCATCCCTGAGAGTGGCGTGGAGCCCCCACCCCTGGACACGGCCTGGGTGGAGGCCACGCGGAAGAAGGCCCTGCTGAAGCTGGAGAAGCTGGACACGGACCTGAAGAACTACAAAGGCAACTCCATCAAGGAGAGCATCCGGCGCGGCCACGACGACCTGGGCGACCACTACCTGGACTGTGGGGACCTCAGCAACGCCCTCAAGTGCTACTCCCGGGCCCGGGACTACTGCACCAGCGCCAAGCACGTCATCAACATGTGCCTCAACGTCATCAAG GTCAGCGTCTACTTACAGAATTGGTCTCATGTGCTTAGCTATGTCAGCAAGGCTGAGTCTACCCCGGAGATTGCTGAG CGAGGAGAGCGTGACAGCCAGACCCAGGCCATCCTCACCAAGCTCAAGTGTGCCGCAG GTTTGGCGGAGCTGGCCGCCAGGAAGTACAAGCAGGCTGCCAAGTGCCTCCTGCTGGCTTCCTTTGATCACTGCGACTTCCCTGAG CTGCTGTCCCCCAGCAACGTGGCCATCTACGGTGGCCTGTGCGCCTTGGCTACCTTTGACCGGCAGGAGCTGCAGCGCAACGTCATCTCCAGTAG CTCCTTCAAGTTGTTCTTGGAGCTGGAGCCGCAGGTCCGAGACATCATCTTCAAATTCTACGAGTCCAAGTACGCCTCATGCCTCAAGATGCTGGATGAGATGAAG GACAACCTGCTCCTGGACATGTATTTGGCTCCCCACGTCAGGACCCTGTACACCCAGATTCGCAACCGTGCCCTCATCCAG TATTTCAGCCCCTACGTGTCAGCCGACATGCATAGGATGGCGGCGGCCTTCAACACCACAGTGGCTGCCCTGGAGGACGAGCTGACACAGCTAATCCTGGAGGGGTTGATCAGTGCCCGCGTGGACTCGCACAGCAAG ATCCTCTACGCCCGGGATGTGGATCAGCGCAGCACCACCTTTGAGAAGTCTCTGCTGATGGGCAAGGAGTTCCAGCGCCGCGCCAAGGCCATGATGCTGCGGGCAGCTGTGCTCCGCAACCAGATCCACGTCAAG TCCCCGCCCAGAGAAGGGAGCCAGGGGGAGCTgactccagccaacagccagtcTCGGATGAGCACCAACATGTGA
- the GPS1 gene encoding COP9 signalosome complex subunit 1 isoform X1, whose amino-acid sequence MPLPVQVFNLQQPASSVSGSGGAESQDRMRDSSAPSSASSSVTDLYCTPHSSRSDLLLPGTAGDFSLSASLSACTLLYEGAVEPMQIDVDPQEDPQNAPDVNYVVENPSLDLEQYAASYSGLMRIERLQFIADHCPTLRVEALKMALSFVQRTFNVDMYEEIHRKLSEATRSSLRELQNAPDAIPESGVEPPPLDTAWVEATRKKALLKLEKLDTDLKNYKGNSIKESIRRGHDDLGDHYLDCGDLSNALKCYSRARDYCTSAKHVINMCLNVIKVSVYLQNWSHVLSYVSKAESTPEIAEQRGERDSQTQAILTKLKCAAGLAELAARKYKQAAKCLLLASFDHCDFPELLSPSNVAIYGGLCALATFDRQELQRNVISSSSFKLFLELEPQVRDIIFKFYESKYASCLKMLDEMKDNLLLDMYLAPHVRTLYTQIRNRALIQYFSPYVSADMHRMAAAFNTTVAALEDELTQLILEGLISARVDSHSKILYARDVDQRSTTFEKSLLMGKEFQRRAKAMMLRAAVLRNQIHVKSPPREGSQGELTPANSQSRMSTNM is encoded by the exons ATGCCGCTGCCGGTTCAGGTGTTTAACTTGCAG CAGCCAGCCAGCTCTGTGTCAGGGTCGGGGGGTGCAGAAAGTCAGGACAGAATGAGGGATAGCTCGGCCCCCAGCTCGGCCTCCTCGTCAGTGACAGATCTGTACTGCACCCCTCACAGCAGTAGGTCAGACCTCCTCCTGCCCGGTACGGCCGGGGACTTCAGCCTGAGCGCCAGCCTGTCGGCCTGTACGCTGCTCTACGAG GGGGCTGTGGAGCCCATGCAGATCGACGTGGACCCCCAGGAAGACCCGCAGAATGCACCCGACGTCAACTACGTGGTGGAGAACCCCAGCCTG GATCTGGAGCAGTACGCAGCCAGTTACAGCGGCCTGATGCGCATCGAACGGCTGCAGTTCATTGCTGATCACTGCCCCACGCTGCGGGTGGAGGCCCTGAAGATGGCCCTGTCCTTCGTGCAGAGAACCTTTAATGTGGACATGTATGAGGAAATCCACCGCAAGCTCTCAGAGGCCACCAG GTCCTCTCTCAGGGAGCTGCAGAACGCACCCGACGCCATCCCTGAGAGTGGCGTGGAGCCCCCACCCCTGGACACGGCCTGGGTGGAGGCCACGCGGAAGAAGGCCCTGCTGAAGCTGGAGAAGCTGGACACGGACCTGAAGAACTACAAAGGCAACTCCATCAAGGAGAGCATCCGGCGCGGCCACGACGACCTGGGCGACCACTACCTGGACTGTGGGGACCTCAGCAACGCCCTCAAGTGCTACTCCCGGGCCCGGGACTACTGCACCAGCGCCAAGCACGTCATCAACATGTGCCTCAACGTCATCAAG GTCAGCGTCTACTTACAGAATTGGTCTCATGTGCTTAGCTATGTCAGCAAGGCTGAGTCTACCCCGGAGATTGCTGAG CAGCGAGGAGAGCGTGACAGCCAGACCCAGGCCATCCTCACCAAGCTCAAGTGTGCCGCAG GTTTGGCGGAGCTGGCCGCCAGGAAGTACAAGCAGGCTGCCAAGTGCCTCCTGCTGGCTTCCTTTGATCACTGCGACTTCCCTGAG CTGCTGTCCCCCAGCAACGTGGCCATCTACGGTGGCCTGTGCGCCTTGGCTACCTTTGACCGGCAGGAGCTGCAGCGCAACGTCATCTCCAGTAG CTCCTTCAAGTTGTTCTTGGAGCTGGAGCCGCAGGTCCGAGACATCATCTTCAAATTCTACGAGTCCAAGTACGCCTCATGCCTCAAGATGCTGGATGAGATGAAG GACAACCTGCTCCTGGACATGTATTTGGCTCCCCACGTCAGGACCCTGTACACCCAGATTCGCAACCGTGCCCTCATCCAG TATTTCAGCCCCTACGTGTCAGCCGACATGCATAGGATGGCGGCGGCCTTCAACACCACAGTGGCTGCCCTGGAGGACGAGCTGACACAGCTAATCCTGGAGGGGTTGATCAGTGCCCGCGTGGACTCGCACAGCAAG ATCCTCTACGCCCGGGATGTGGATCAGCGCAGCACCACCTTTGAGAAGTCTCTGCTGATGGGCAAGGAGTTCCAGCGCCGCGCCAAGGCCATGATGCTGCGGGCAGCTGTGCTCCGCAACCAGATCCACGTCAAG TCCCCGCCCAGAGAAGGGAGCCAGGGGGAGCTgactccagccaacagccagtcTCGGATGAGCACCAACATGTGA
- the GPS1 gene encoding COP9 signalosome complex subunit 1 isoform X5, giving the protein MPLPVQVFNLQGAVEPMQIDVDPQEDPQNAPDVNYVVENPSLDLEQYAASYSGLMRIERLQFIADHCPTLRVEALKMALSFVQRTFNVDMYEEIHRKLSEATRSSLRELQNAPDAIPESGVEPPPLDTAWVEATRKKALLKLEKLDTDLKNYKGNSIKESIRRGHDDLGDHYLDCGDLSNALKCYSRARDYCTSAKHVINMCLNVIKVSVYLQNWSHVLSYVSKAESTPEIAEQRGERDSQTQAILTKLKCAAGLAELAARKYKQAAKCLLLASFDHCDFPELLSPSNVAIYGGLCALATFDRQELQRNVISSSSFKLFLELEPQVRDIIFKFYESKYASCLKMLDEMKDNLLLDMYLAPHVRTLYTQIRNRALIQYFSPYVSADMHRMAAAFNTTVAALEDELTQLILEGLISARVDSHSKILYARDVDQRSTTFEKSLLMGKEFQRRAKAMMLRAAVLRNQIHVKSPPREGSQGELTPANSQSRMSTNM; this is encoded by the exons ATGCCGCTGCCGGTTCAGGTGTTTAACTTGCAG GGGGCTGTGGAGCCCATGCAGATCGACGTGGACCCCCAGGAAGACCCGCAGAATGCACCCGACGTCAACTACGTGGTGGAGAACCCCAGCCTG GATCTGGAGCAGTACGCAGCCAGTTACAGCGGCCTGATGCGCATCGAACGGCTGCAGTTCATTGCTGATCACTGCCCCACGCTGCGGGTGGAGGCCCTGAAGATGGCCCTGTCCTTCGTGCAGAGAACCTTTAATGTGGACATGTATGAGGAAATCCACCGCAAGCTCTCAGAGGCCACCAG GTCCTCTCTCAGGGAGCTGCAGAACGCACCCGACGCCATCCCTGAGAGTGGCGTGGAGCCCCCACCCCTGGACACGGCCTGGGTGGAGGCCACGCGGAAGAAGGCCCTGCTGAAGCTGGAGAAGCTGGACACGGACCTGAAGAACTACAAAGGCAACTCCATCAAGGAGAGCATCCGGCGCGGCCACGACGACCTGGGCGACCACTACCTGGACTGTGGGGACCTCAGCAACGCCCTCAAGTGCTACTCCCGGGCCCGGGACTACTGCACCAGCGCCAAGCACGTCATCAACATGTGCCTCAACGTCATCAAG GTCAGCGTCTACTTACAGAATTGGTCTCATGTGCTTAGCTATGTCAGCAAGGCTGAGTCTACCCCGGAGATTGCTGAG CAGCGAGGAGAGCGTGACAGCCAGACCCAGGCCATCCTCACCAAGCTCAAGTGTGCCGCAG GTTTGGCGGAGCTGGCCGCCAGGAAGTACAAGCAGGCTGCCAAGTGCCTCCTGCTGGCTTCCTTTGATCACTGCGACTTCCCTGAG CTGCTGTCCCCCAGCAACGTGGCCATCTACGGTGGCCTGTGCGCCTTGGCTACCTTTGACCGGCAGGAGCTGCAGCGCAACGTCATCTCCAGTAG CTCCTTCAAGTTGTTCTTGGAGCTGGAGCCGCAGGTCCGAGACATCATCTTCAAATTCTACGAGTCCAAGTACGCCTCATGCCTCAAGATGCTGGATGAGATGAAG GACAACCTGCTCCTGGACATGTATTTGGCTCCCCACGTCAGGACCCTGTACACCCAGATTCGCAACCGTGCCCTCATCCAG TATTTCAGCCCCTACGTGTCAGCCGACATGCATAGGATGGCGGCGGCCTTCAACACCACAGTGGCTGCCCTGGAGGACGAGCTGACACAGCTAATCCTGGAGGGGTTGATCAGTGCCCGCGTGGACTCGCACAGCAAG ATCCTCTACGCCCGGGATGTGGATCAGCGCAGCACCACCTTTGAGAAGTCTCTGCTGATGGGCAAGGAGTTCCAGCGCCGCGCCAAGGCCATGATGCTGCGGGCAGCTGTGCTCCGCAACCAGATCCACGTCAAG TCCCCGCCCAGAGAAGGGAGCCAGGGGGAGCTgactccagccaacagccagtcTCGGATGAGCACCAACATGTGA
- the GPS1 gene encoding COP9 signalosome complex subunit 1 isoform X4, with protein MPLPVQVFNLQQPASSVSGSGGAESQDRMRDSSAPSSASSSVTDLYCTPHSSRSDLLLPGTAGDFSLSASLSACTLLYEGAVEPMQIDVDPQEDPQNAPDVNYVVENPSLDLEQYAASYSGLMRIERLQFIADHCPTLRVEALKMALSFVQRTFNVDMYEEIHRKLSEATRELQNAPDAIPESGVEPPPLDTAWVEATRKKALLKLEKLDTDLKNYKGNSIKESIRRGHDDLGDHYLDCGDLSNALKCYSRARDYCTSAKHVINMCLNVIKVSVYLQNWSHVLSYVSKAESTPEIAERGERDSQTQAILTKLKCAAGLAELAARKYKQAAKCLLLASFDHCDFPELLSPSNVAIYGGLCALATFDRQELQRNVISSSSFKLFLELEPQVRDIIFKFYESKYASCLKMLDEMKDNLLLDMYLAPHVRTLYTQIRNRALIQYFSPYVSADMHRMAAAFNTTVAALEDELTQLILEGLISARVDSHSKILYARDVDQRSTTFEKSLLMGKEFQRRAKAMMLRAAVLRNQIHVKSPPREGSQGELTPANSQSRMSTNM; from the exons ATGCCGCTGCCGGTTCAGGTGTTTAACTTGCAG CAGCCAGCCAGCTCTGTGTCAGGGTCGGGGGGTGCAGAAAGTCAGGACAGAATGAGGGATAGCTCGGCCCCCAGCTCGGCCTCCTCGTCAGTGACAGATCTGTACTGCACCCCTCACAGCAGTAGGTCAGACCTCCTCCTGCCCGGTACGGCCGGGGACTTCAGCCTGAGCGCCAGCCTGTCGGCCTGTACGCTGCTCTACGAG GGGGCTGTGGAGCCCATGCAGATCGACGTGGACCCCCAGGAAGACCCGCAGAATGCACCCGACGTCAACTACGTGGTGGAGAACCCCAGCCTG GATCTGGAGCAGTACGCAGCCAGTTACAGCGGCCTGATGCGCATCGAACGGCTGCAGTTCATTGCTGATCACTGCCCCACGCTGCGGGTGGAGGCCCTGAAGATGGCCCTGTCCTTCGTGCAGAGAACCTTTAATGTGGACATGTATGAGGAAATCCACCGCAAGCTCTCAGAGGCCACCAG GGAGCTGCAGAACGCACCCGACGCCATCCCTGAGAGTGGCGTGGAGCCCCCACCCCTGGACACGGCCTGGGTGGAGGCCACGCGGAAGAAGGCCCTGCTGAAGCTGGAGAAGCTGGACACGGACCTGAAGAACTACAAAGGCAACTCCATCAAGGAGAGCATCCGGCGCGGCCACGACGACCTGGGCGACCACTACCTGGACTGTGGGGACCTCAGCAACGCCCTCAAGTGCTACTCCCGGGCCCGGGACTACTGCACCAGCGCCAAGCACGTCATCAACATGTGCCTCAACGTCATCAAG GTCAGCGTCTACTTACAGAATTGGTCTCATGTGCTTAGCTATGTCAGCAAGGCTGAGTCTACCCCGGAGATTGCTGAG CGAGGAGAGCGTGACAGCCAGACCCAGGCCATCCTCACCAAGCTCAAGTGTGCCGCAG GTTTGGCGGAGCTGGCCGCCAGGAAGTACAAGCAGGCTGCCAAGTGCCTCCTGCTGGCTTCCTTTGATCACTGCGACTTCCCTGAG CTGCTGTCCCCCAGCAACGTGGCCATCTACGGTGGCCTGTGCGCCTTGGCTACCTTTGACCGGCAGGAGCTGCAGCGCAACGTCATCTCCAGTAG CTCCTTCAAGTTGTTCTTGGAGCTGGAGCCGCAGGTCCGAGACATCATCTTCAAATTCTACGAGTCCAAGTACGCCTCATGCCTCAAGATGCTGGATGAGATGAAG GACAACCTGCTCCTGGACATGTATTTGGCTCCCCACGTCAGGACCCTGTACACCCAGATTCGCAACCGTGCCCTCATCCAG TATTTCAGCCCCTACGTGTCAGCCGACATGCATAGGATGGCGGCGGCCTTCAACACCACAGTGGCTGCCCTGGAGGACGAGCTGACACAGCTAATCCTGGAGGGGTTGATCAGTGCCCGCGTGGACTCGCACAGCAAG ATCCTCTACGCCCGGGATGTGGATCAGCGCAGCACCACCTTTGAGAAGTCTCTGCTGATGGGCAAGGAGTTCCAGCGCCGCGCCAAGGCCATGATGCTGCGGGCAGCTGTGCTCCGCAACCAGATCCACGTCAAG TCCCCGCCCAGAGAAGGGAGCCAGGGGGAGCTgactccagccaacagccagtcTCGGATGAGCACCAACATGTGA
- the GPS1 gene encoding COP9 signalosome complex subunit 1 isoform X3, whose translation MPLPVQVFNLQQPASSVSGSGGAESQDRMRDSSAPSSASSSVTDLYCTPHSSRSDLLLPGTAGDFSLSASLSACTLLYEGAVEPMQIDVDPQEDPQNAPDVNYVVENPSLDLEQYAASYSGLMRIERLQFIADHCPTLRVEALKMALSFVQRTFNVDMYEEIHRKLSEATRELQNAPDAIPESGVEPPPLDTAWVEATRKKALLKLEKLDTDLKNYKGNSIKESIRRGHDDLGDHYLDCGDLSNALKCYSRARDYCTSAKHVINMCLNVIKVSVYLQNWSHVLSYVSKAESTPEIAEQRGERDSQTQAILTKLKCAAGLAELAARKYKQAAKCLLLASFDHCDFPELLSPSNVAIYGGLCALATFDRQELQRNVISSSSFKLFLELEPQVRDIIFKFYESKYASCLKMLDEMKDNLLLDMYLAPHVRTLYTQIRNRALIQYFSPYVSADMHRMAAAFNTTVAALEDELTQLILEGLISARVDSHSKILYARDVDQRSTTFEKSLLMGKEFQRRAKAMMLRAAVLRNQIHVKSPPREGSQGELTPANSQSRMSTNM comes from the exons ATGCCGCTGCCGGTTCAGGTGTTTAACTTGCAG CAGCCAGCCAGCTCTGTGTCAGGGTCGGGGGGTGCAGAAAGTCAGGACAGAATGAGGGATAGCTCGGCCCCCAGCTCGGCCTCCTCGTCAGTGACAGATCTGTACTGCACCCCTCACAGCAGTAGGTCAGACCTCCTCCTGCCCGGTACGGCCGGGGACTTCAGCCTGAGCGCCAGCCTGTCGGCCTGTACGCTGCTCTACGAG GGGGCTGTGGAGCCCATGCAGATCGACGTGGACCCCCAGGAAGACCCGCAGAATGCACCCGACGTCAACTACGTGGTGGAGAACCCCAGCCTG GATCTGGAGCAGTACGCAGCCAGTTACAGCGGCCTGATGCGCATCGAACGGCTGCAGTTCATTGCTGATCACTGCCCCACGCTGCGGGTGGAGGCCCTGAAGATGGCCCTGTCCTTCGTGCAGAGAACCTTTAATGTGGACATGTATGAGGAAATCCACCGCAAGCTCTCAGAGGCCACCAG GGAGCTGCAGAACGCACCCGACGCCATCCCTGAGAGTGGCGTGGAGCCCCCACCCCTGGACACGGCCTGGGTGGAGGCCACGCGGAAGAAGGCCCTGCTGAAGCTGGAGAAGCTGGACACGGACCTGAAGAACTACAAAGGCAACTCCATCAAGGAGAGCATCCGGCGCGGCCACGACGACCTGGGCGACCACTACCTGGACTGTGGGGACCTCAGCAACGCCCTCAAGTGCTACTCCCGGGCCCGGGACTACTGCACCAGCGCCAAGCACGTCATCAACATGTGCCTCAACGTCATCAAG GTCAGCGTCTACTTACAGAATTGGTCTCATGTGCTTAGCTATGTCAGCAAGGCTGAGTCTACCCCGGAGATTGCTGAG CAGCGAGGAGAGCGTGACAGCCAGACCCAGGCCATCCTCACCAAGCTCAAGTGTGCCGCAG GTTTGGCGGAGCTGGCCGCCAGGAAGTACAAGCAGGCTGCCAAGTGCCTCCTGCTGGCTTCCTTTGATCACTGCGACTTCCCTGAG CTGCTGTCCCCCAGCAACGTGGCCATCTACGGTGGCCTGTGCGCCTTGGCTACCTTTGACCGGCAGGAGCTGCAGCGCAACGTCATCTCCAGTAG CTCCTTCAAGTTGTTCTTGGAGCTGGAGCCGCAGGTCCGAGACATCATCTTCAAATTCTACGAGTCCAAGTACGCCTCATGCCTCAAGATGCTGGATGAGATGAAG GACAACCTGCTCCTGGACATGTATTTGGCTCCCCACGTCAGGACCCTGTACACCCAGATTCGCAACCGTGCCCTCATCCAG TATTTCAGCCCCTACGTGTCAGCCGACATGCATAGGATGGCGGCGGCCTTCAACACCACAGTGGCTGCCCTGGAGGACGAGCTGACACAGCTAATCCTGGAGGGGTTGATCAGTGCCCGCGTGGACTCGCACAGCAAG ATCCTCTACGCCCGGGATGTGGATCAGCGCAGCACCACCTTTGAGAAGTCTCTGCTGATGGGCAAGGAGTTCCAGCGCCGCGCCAAGGCCATGATGCTGCGGGCAGCTGTGCTCCGCAACCAGATCCACGTCAAG TCCCCGCCCAGAGAAGGGAGCCAGGGGGAGCTgactccagccaacagccagtcTCGGATGAGCACCAACATGTGA